Part of the Methanomicrobia archaeon genome, AACGCCGCTCGCGTTTGTCGATTATCTCGCGATGGAGCGCCCCGATGCGCGAATTGCCGCGGAAGTCGGTAAGGGTCTGGAAGCGGGCGCAGAGATCTCTAATATGTATATCGTAAGCGGTGAAACGGCGATTCTGCCTGAAGTGGTCAACGATTTAGACCTCTCGGGAACCTGCGTCGGCTACGTCCGAAAAGACCGTATAATACGGGGCGACGAGATAGAAGTCGGCGATCTCGTTCTGGGCATGAAGAGTTCGGGCGTACACAGTAACGGGCTAACGCTGGCACGTAAAGTAGTGGAGGACGCGGGATTCAAGTACACCGATCCGTTCCCACCGGATCCTGCGAAAAGCATTGGCGAAGAGCTGCTCACGCCAACCCGGATCTACACGGAGGTTCTGGAGCTTTTGCAGCACTGTGACATGCACGGACTGGCGCATATTACCGGCAGCGGGTTCTTGAAACTCGGCAGGATCACCGATCTCGGCTTCGATATCTACGACCCCTACGAGCCCAATGAGA contains:
- a CDS encoding phosphoribosylformylglycinamidine cyclo-ligase, producing MHWTYAKAGVDIKEEHGVVKALSNVIKHQTDLRGFSGLCELPFDPHHLLAISTDGVGSKVLIAAALDKWDTIGIDCIAMNVNDIYCVGATPLAFVDYLAMERPDARIAAEVGKGLEAGAEISNMYIVSGETAILPEVVNDLDLSGTCVGYVRKDRIIRGDEIEVGDLVLGMKSSGVHSNGLTLARKVVEDAGFKYTDPFPPDPAKSIGEELLTPTRIYTEVLELLQHCDMHGLAHITGSGFLKLGRITDLGFDIYDPYEPNEIFSFLQEQGNVTDEEMYKTFNMGMGFAVVIPKSEEKEVVRITGGKIVGEVVAKEKGMKVGDVRVV